The following proteins come from a genomic window of Bactrocera tryoni isolate S06 chromosome 1, CSIRO_BtryS06_freeze2, whole genome shotgun sequence:
- the LOC120773400 gene encoding protein argonaute-3 produces MAARGRGFLYSLTVDKDSTDSSQKDSGLGSKSLQSTGEYRRIGRGKLLDDLASSCANMTLECRSSDDTNQRNTTSSSDLNKPSTSGGRGRANVFKNLFTPEKPDQTLNTQPISSTPVTIPKAELESKPEPNLDLIQSDIYNPEKKYGSKGMPVRLACNYIRLSSDPEKGVYVYEVRFHPPVDSLSLRMKYLNEHRDEFGGTKTFDGVTLYLPILLKEKLTTFICKSLADSSDIEIRILFKRKEALKNCIHLYNVLFDRVMKTLNYVRFDRKQFDPTAPKIIPQAKLEVWPGYVTAIDEYKGGLMLCCDVSHRLLCQKTVLESLVEIYRSNSKLFQENAKKFLLGSIVITRYNNRTYRIDDICFDKNPKATFQTKQAELSYIDYYKQSHNILIKDESQPLIISIKKQKTADKKADEDLVVCLIPELCYLTGLRDDIRSDYKLMREIATFTRVSPNQRLLALEKFFNNVNKCPEAQNILQSWGLTLKNSHECLNGRQFEEEQIIFAKKQFSAGINADFSKYVCNNEVLEVVHLTNWILVHCKSDTRCAKNFYENVERNSRSLGIRVDKPKMVTLDNDRVDTFVKALRSHIDGQSQIVVCISPTNRDDRYAAIKKVCCAEIPIPSQVINARTLLNEAKNRSIVQKIMLQMNCKLGGSLWAVKIPFKNVMICGIDSYHDAAQKGNSVAAFVASLNSTYTKWYSKAVIQGKREEIVNGLCSSFTAAVTRFHRENGRFPDSIIIYRDGVGDGQLPLCSGHEIPQLEAACKRAFTDYAVKITFIVVQKRINTRYFAMNGSSIDNPPPGTIVDECITRSKMYDFYLVSQTVRQGTVTPSHYIVLRDDAKYSPDIIQRLTYKLCFMYYNWPGTIRIPACCQYAHKMAYLIGQSIRRATAEDLSDRLFYL; encoded by the coding sequence ATGGCAGCACGCGGACGCGGGTTCCTTTATTCACTTACGGTGGACAAAGATTCAACTGACTCCTCACAAAAAGACAGCGGGCTTGGAAGCAAAAGCCTTCAATCTACCGGAGAGTATCGTCGTATCGGACGAGGCAAGCTTCTAGATGACTTGGCTTCTTCATGCGCTAACATGACTCTTGAGTGTCGTTCTTCCGACGATACAAACCAAAGAAATACAACTTCTTCAAGTGATTTGAACAAACCTTCTACGTCAGGTGGACGTGGCCGtgcaaatgtattcaaaaatttatttactccAGAGAAACCAGATCAAACACTAAATACTCAGCCTATATCGTCCACACCGGTTACCATACCTAAAGCTGAGCTGGAATCAAAACCAGAACCCAACTTGGACTTAATTCAGTCAGATATTTATAACCCAGAAAAGAAGTATGGTAGTAAGGGTATGCCGGTTCGTTTAGCATGCAATTACATTCGGTTGTCGTCGGATCCCGAAAAAGGAGTGTACGTATACGAAGTGCGATTTCATCCTCCTGTAGATTCACTTAGTTTGCGCATGAAATACCTAAATGAACATCGCGATGAATTTGGAGGCACTAAAACATTTGACGGAGTAACACTTTATTTGCCAATtttactaaaagaaaaattaacgaCATTTATTTGTAAAAGTCTTGCGGATAGTTCTGATATCGAAATACGTATTTTATTCAAAAGGAAAGAAGCTCTCAAAAATTGTATTCATCTTTACAACGTGTTATTCGATAGAGTtatgaaaacattaaattatgttCGTTTCGACCGAAAGCAATTCGATCCAACTGCTCCAAAAATTATTCCACAAGCTAAATTGGAAGTATGGCCGGGATATGTTACCGCGATTGATGAATACAAAGGTGGCTTAATGTTGTGTTGTGACGTGTCACATCGACTTTTATGTCAAAAGACTGTGCTGGAATCATTAGTAGAGATCTATCGCTCCAACTCAAAGTTGTTTCaagaaaatgctaaaaaatttctattgggTTCCATAGTTATAACTCGCTATAATAATCGAACATATAGAATAGATGATATATGCTTTGATAAAAATCCAAAAGCAACATTCCAAACCAAACAAGCCGAGTTATCGTATATCGATTATTACAAACAGAGTCATAACATTCTTATAAAAGATGAGAGTCAACCGCTTATAATTAGCATAAAGAAGCAAAAGACCGCTGATAAGAAAGCTGATGAAGACTTAGTGGTATGCTTAATTCCTGAGTTATGCTATTTGACTGGCTTACGAGATGACATACGTTCGGACTACAAATTAATGCGTGAGATCGCCACATTTACAAGAGTCTCACCTAATCAAAGACTGCTCGCATTAgagaaatttttcaataatgttAACAAGTGTCCAGAAGCTCAAAACATACTTCAAAGTTGGGGATTAACATTGAAGAATTCTCATGAATGTTTAAATGGAAGACAATTTGAAGaagaacaaataatttttgctaaaaaGCAATTCTCGGCTGGTATAAATGCAGacttttctaaatatgtatgtaacaatgAAGTTCTGGAGGTGGTGCATTTAACAAATTGGATATTAGTGCATTGCAAAAGTGATACAAGATGTGccaaaaatttttacgaaaatgtGGAGAGAAATTCACGCTCTTTAGGAATACGTGTTGATAAGCCGAAGATGGTTACTTTGGATAATGATCGAGTAGATACATTTGTGAAGGCATTGAGAAGTCATATAGATGGCCAATCACAAATTGTCGTATGTATTAGTCCTACAAATCGTGATGATCGCTATGCGgctattaaaaaagtttgctgCGCGGAGATACCAATACCTTCACAGGTAATAAATGCACGAACACTTTTGAATGAGGCCAAAAATCGTTCGATAGTACAAAAGATCATGTTGCAAATGAACTGTAAATTGGGTGGATCATTGTGGGCCGTgaaaattccatttaaaaatgttatgaTCTGTGGAATTGATTCATATCACGATGCCGCTCAAAAGGGAAATTCCGTTGCGGCTTTTGTGGCGTCATTGAATTCTACTTATACAAAGTGGTACAGCAAAGCTGTAATACAAGGCAAAAGGGAAGAAATCGTTAACGGTCTATGCTCGTCGTTTACAGCTGCAGTAACACGTTTTCACCGAGAGAATGGACGATTTCCTGACAGTATTATTATATATCGAGATGGTGTTGGTGATGGTCAATTGCCTCTTTGTTCCGGTCATGAGATACCACAACTGGAGGCTGCTTGTAAACGTGCTTTTACAGATTATGCTGTAAAAATAACTTTCATTGTTGTTCAAAAGCGAATAAATACCCGATACTTTGCTATGAATGGATCCAGTATCGATAATCCGCCTCCAGGTACAATCGTTGACGAATGTATTACGCGTTCAAAGATGTACGATTTTTATCTGGTATCACAAACTGTACGCCAAGGCACTGTTACACCGTCTCATTATATAGTATTAAGAGACGACGCTAAGTATAGTCCTGATATTATACAAAGGTTGACATATAAACTCTGTTTCATGTATTATAATTGGCCAGGCACTATTCGCATACCGGCTTGTTGCCAATATGCGCATAAAATGGCATACCTCATAGGTCAAAGCATAAGGAGGGCTACTGCAGAAGATCTTTCTGACAGACTATTTTacctttaa